A genomic segment from Actinomycetota bacterium encodes:
- a CDS encoding glycosyltransferase, translating to MTPKVSVCIPAFEQPEYFRRALDSVTEQTFSSYEIVVTDDSRNDSIERIVEQQRRPGGIRYRRNRDRRGSPENWNDAIGLARGEYVKLLHHDDWFADRHALGEFVALLDDNPRAAFGFSASNACGADGALLFVHRPSDDRLEEIRRRPTVLLLGNWIGSPSATIHRRSAGLLFDQRLRWVVDIDFYVRILDGGCFAFTPRALVNVTTGASHQVTREAESDPQVDLFEWFYLYRKHRRGPPRYRELVFLGNLLEKYGVRSSSDVPPDVVPQRRLLSLLIHLRRRRLIH from the coding sequence GTGACTCCTAAGGTCTCCGTTTGCATTCCCGCGTTCGAGCAACCGGAGTACTTCCGGCGTGCACTCGATTCGGTGACCGAGCAGACGTTCTCGAGTTACGAGATCGTCGTGACGGATGACTCCCGCAACGATTCGATCGAGCGCATCGTCGAGCAGCAGCGCCGGCCGGGAGGGATTCGCTACCGCCGGAACCGCGACCGGAGGGGTTCGCCGGAAAACTGGAACGACGCGATCGGGCTCGCTCGAGGCGAGTACGTCAAGCTCCTCCACCACGACGACTGGTTCGCAGACCGGCACGCGCTCGGAGAGTTCGTCGCCCTCCTCGACGACAACCCGCGTGCGGCGTTCGGGTTCAGCGCCTCTAACGCCTGTGGAGCCGACGGGGCTCTTCTGTTTGTCCATCGTCCCAGCGACGACCGTCTGGAAGAGATTCGCCGTCGTCCGACCGTTCTCTTGCTCGGGAATTGGATCGGATCCCCTAGCGCCACGATCCATCGTCGGTCGGCTGGGCTGCTCTTCGACCAAAGGCTTCGTTGGGTCGTCGACATCGATTTCTACGTCAGGATTCTCGACGGCGGCTGTTTCGCGTTCACTCCCAGAGCGCTCGTAAACGTCACTACCGGTGCGTCACACCAGGTCACGCGCGAGGCGGAGAGCGATCCTCAGGTCGACCTCTTCGAGTGGTTCTATCTCTATCGAAAGCACCGGCGTGGCCCGCCGCGCTACCGCGAGCTCGTCTTTCTCGGGAATCTGCTCGAAAAGTATGGTGTTCGCTCGAGCAGCGACGTTCCGCCCGACGTCGTCCCGCAACGGCGATTGCTGTCCCTGCTTATCCACCTGCGAAGGCGCCGCCTAATTCACTGA
- a CDS encoding class I SAM-dependent methyltransferase gives MFTRPDSTFDLPPETVGYVLRDEAGPLHRIAKMIPSGSSVLDVGAGSGLLPRVLHAMNREVVIDGVEPNEHAAAIAAPHYRHLYQSRAEDLPQPLPNRYDFVVLADVIEHVADPLAFLRRLTDGLPRETRIVIDTPNVAFGAVRLALLKGRFDYVDSGILERTHLRFFTLSTLEQLIAELGMNVESLYLLQRDLLKTEMPLHHIQTDGRLMLRLLRDELASTYQFLFVLTREDVATERRTFGERLTPGEYLRWRLARVKTRLR, from the coding sequence ATGTTCACAAGGCCGGACTCCACTTTCGACCTCCCCCCGGAAACCGTGGGATATGTGCTGCGTGACGAAGCGGGCCCCCTGCACCGGATCGCGAAGATGATCCCGAGTGGTAGCTCAGTCCTCGACGTTGGTGCCGGCAGCGGACTCCTGCCTCGCGTCTTGCACGCGATGAACAGAGAGGTCGTCATAGACGGCGTCGAGCCAAACGAGCATGCGGCGGCAATTGCCGCCCCCCACTATCGTCATCTCTACCAATCCCGAGCCGAGGATCTGCCCCAGCCGCTGCCGAACCGCTACGACTTCGTCGTCTTGGCCGACGTGATCGAGCACGTCGCCGACCCACTCGCTTTCCTCCGCCGCTTGACCGACGGCCTACCTCGCGAAACGAGGATTGTGATCGACACGCCGAACGTAGCGTTTGGAGCCGTGCGGCTGGCACTACTGAAAGGCCGTTTCGACTACGTCGATTCCGGGATTCTCGAGCGGACGCATCTGCGCTTCTTCACGCTTTCCACGCTTGAGCAACTCATCGCCGAGCTTGGGATGAACGTCGAGAGCCTCTACCTGCTACAGCGGGATCTCCTCAAGACGGAAATGCCGCTGCATCACATTCAGACTGATGGCCGGCTGATGCTCCGGCTGCTGCGTGACGAGCTGGCTTCCACATACCAGTTCTTGTTCGTCTTGACGCGCGAGGACGTCGCTACTGAGCGTAGGACGTTCGGTGAGCGGTTGACGCCCGGTGAGTACTTGCGGTGGCGGCTCGCCCGGGTCAAGACGAGGCTCCGGTGA